From Afipia carboxidovorans OM5, one genomic window encodes:
- a CDS encoding nitrate/nitrite transporter, producing MGEADQGNAARGRALWLSTISFTICFAVWTIFSIIGISIKQKLGLNETEFGLLVGTPILSGSLIRLVLGVWTDQYGGRRVYTVVMLAGAAATYALTWAHTYPQFLVAALFVGIAGGSFAVGVAYVSRFYPAGKQGTALGIFGAGNVGSAVTKFLAPFVMVAFGWEVVAQVWAAALAVMAVIFWIFSDEDPVVKARRERGEKPKSAWLELAPLKNIQVWRFSLYYFFVFGAFVALALWLPQYLINVYGVDLKAAGMIAAMFSLPASVFRAYGGHLSDRYGARRVMYWTFLVGVACTFILSYPPTDYVVRTVTGSVSFHLEMGVVPFTVTVFVLGFFMALGKAAVFRHIPVYYPNHVGAVGGLVGMIGGLGGFVLPIAFGALNDLTGLWTSCFMLLFLIVVVSLLWMHLTVRQMERGVVGEELRKLPQFPELETIHKPEHIGALAGVVLTEWQPENREFWEKTGRAIARRNLWISIPALLLSFAIWQVWSVVVAKLPSVGFNFTTSQLFWLAALPGISGAVLRVFYSFMVPIFGGRLWTTLATWSLMIPAVGIGYAVQTPSTPYVVFLALALLCGFGGGNFASSMANISFFFPRSEKGNALALNAGLGNLGVSVVQFVVPLVITAGVLGWFGGDPVMVTEGTRQVPLWLQNAGFVWVPFIAASAFAAWFGMNDIASAKASFADQAVIFQRKHNWVMCWLYTGTFGSFIGYSAGFPLLAKILFPDVNVLPFVFLGPLVGALSRSATGWVADKWGGGRVTLWVFVLMMLGVLGILYFTGIREQPGAFWGFFAMFLLLFFATGVGNASTFQMIPNIMRKEMDRLMPDADPAARVRQAEKESAAITGFTSAIAAFGAFFIPKSFGTSIDLTGGIEGALWGFFIFYVTCVVITWAVYVRKGGLLHDIERQGATAPLAQPAQ from the coding sequence GTGGGTGAAGCGGATCAAGGCAACGCGGCGCGCGGTCGGGCACTTTGGCTTTCAACGATCTCGTTCACGATCTGCTTCGCGGTCTGGACGATTTTTTCCATCATCGGCATCAGCATCAAGCAGAAGCTCGGTCTCAATGAGACCGAGTTCGGTCTTCTGGTCGGCACGCCGATCCTGAGCGGCTCGCTCATCCGCCTCGTCCTCGGCGTCTGGACCGATCAGTATGGTGGCCGCCGCGTCTACACCGTCGTGATGCTCGCCGGCGCAGCCGCAACCTATGCGCTGACCTGGGCACATACCTATCCGCAGTTCCTTGTCGCGGCGCTCTTCGTCGGCATCGCGGGCGGTTCGTTCGCTGTCGGCGTCGCCTATGTCTCGCGGTTCTACCCCGCCGGCAAGCAGGGCACTGCGCTCGGCATTTTCGGCGCAGGCAATGTCGGCTCCGCGGTGACCAAGTTTCTTGCGCCTTTCGTGATGGTGGCGTTCGGCTGGGAAGTCGTCGCGCAGGTTTGGGCCGCGGCGCTCGCCGTCATGGCGGTGATCTTCTGGATCTTCTCCGACGAAGACCCGGTGGTGAAGGCGCGCCGCGAGCGGGGCGAGAAGCCGAAGAGTGCGTGGCTTGAACTGGCGCCGCTCAAGAACATTCAGGTCTGGCGGTTCTCGCTTTACTACTTCTTCGTGTTCGGCGCGTTCGTGGCGCTGGCGCTGTGGCTGCCGCAATATCTCATCAACGTCTACGGCGTCGACCTCAAAGCCGCCGGCATGATTGCCGCGATGTTCTCGCTGCCCGCGTCGGTGTTCCGCGCCTATGGCGGTCATCTCTCGGATCGCTACGGCGCGCGGCGGGTGATGTACTGGACCTTCCTGGTTGGCGTCGCCTGCACCTTCATCCTGTCCTATCCGCCGACCGATTATGTCGTGCGCACGGTGACCGGCTCGGTCAGCTTCCATCTCGAAATGGGTGTGGTGCCGTTCACCGTCACGGTGTTCGTGCTTGGTTTCTTCATGGCGCTCGGCAAGGCGGCGGTGTTCCGGCACATCCCGGTCTATTACCCGAACCATGTTGGTGCGGTTGGCGGTCTGGTCGGCATGATCGGCGGACTCGGTGGCTTCGTGCTGCCGATCGCCTTCGGTGCGCTGAACGATCTCACCGGGCTATGGACCAGTTGCTTCATGCTGCTGTTCCTGATCGTCGTCGTTTCGCTGCTCTGGATGCATTTGACGGTGCGGCAGATGGAGCGCGGCGTCGTCGGCGAAGAACTGCGGAAGCTGCCACAGTTTCCCGAGCTGGAAACGATTCACAAGCCCGAACATATCGGCGCGCTTGCCGGTGTCGTGCTCACCGAATGGCAGCCTGAAAATCGCGAGTTCTGGGAGAAGACCGGTCGCGCCATTGCGCGGCGCAATCTGTGGATCTCGATCCCGGCGCTGCTGCTGTCGTTCGCGATCTGGCAGGTGTGGTCGGTGGTGGTGGCGAAGCTGCCCTCCGTCGGTTTCAACTTCACCACCTCTCAACTGTTTTGGTTGGCAGCGTTGCCGGGCATCTCCGGCGCAGTTCTGCGCGTCTTCTACTCCTTCATGGTGCCGATCTTTGGCGGCCGGTTGTGGACCACGCTCGCGACCTGGTCGCTGATGATCCCTGCAGTCGGCATCGGCTATGCGGTGCAGACGCCATCGACGCCTTATGTCGTGTTTCTGGCGCTGGCGCTGCTCTGCGGCTTCGGCGGCGGCAACTTCGCCTCTTCGATGGCCAACATCTCCTTCTTCTTCCCGCGTTCGGAGAAGGGCAACGCCCTCGCGCTCAATGCTGGTCTCGGCAATCTCGGCGTCAGCGTCGTGCAGTTCGTGGTGCCGCTCGTCATTACCGCCGGTGTGCTCGGCTGGTTCGGCGGCGATCCGGTGATGGTGACGGAGGGCACGCGCCAGGTGCCGCTGTGGCTGCAGAACGCAGGCTTCGTCTGGGTGCCGTTCATCGCCGCGAGCGCGTTCGCCGCATGGTTCGGCATGAACGATATTGCGTCCGCCAAGGCCTCGTTTGCCGATCAGGCGGTGATCTTCCAGCGTAAACACAACTGGGTGATGTGCTGGCTCTACACCGGCACCTTCGGTTCCTTCATCGGCTATTCGGCGGGCTTCCCGCTACTGGCGAAGATTCTGTTCCCCGACGTCAACGTGCTGCCGTTCGTCTTCCTCGGCCCGCTGGTCGGCGCGCTGTCGCGCTCGGCGACCGGCTGGGTCGCGGACAAATGGGGCGGTGGCCGCGTCACGCTGTGGGTGTTCGTTCTGATGATGCTCGGCGTGCTCGGCATCCTCTACTTCACCGGCATCAGGGAGCAGCCCGGCGCGTTCTGGGGATTCTTCGCGATGTTCCTCCTGTTGTTCTTCGCAACCGGCGTCGGTAACGCATCGACCTTCCAGATGATCCCGAACATCATGCGCAAGGAAATGGATCGCCTGATGCCGGATGCCGATCCCGCGGCGCGTGTTCGTCAGGCCGAGAAGGAGTCGGCCGCGATCACCGGCTTCACCTCTGCGATCGCCGCATTCGGTGCGTTCTTCATTCCGAAATCGTTCGGCACTTCGATCGATCTCACCGGCGGCATCGAAGGTGCGCTGTGGGGATTCTTCATCTTCTACGTCACCTGTGTCGTGATCACCTGGGCCGTTTATGTCCGCAAGGGCGGCCTGCTTCACGACATTGAACGGCAGGGTGCGACGGCACCGCTTGCCCAACCGGCCCAGTAA
- a CDS encoding helix-turn-helix domain-containing protein, translated as MRAHEIEELKKLPLFSDMNPENMECLLDAALLQKFPAGVVLIHEGTEADFLHVLIDGLAENYTEQDGGECGISLINPISTFIPAAIVSNQPYLSSARTLTESRVLLIPAARVRELSDRDVGFARAIVSELALAYRGSVKKLKGYMARSSIERLANWILAEAQKNSPQTNIVIPFDRSTLASHIGTTRENLSRNLAYLTEHGVRIRGREIVIDDKEQLTLFARPQRLIDDPTS; from the coding sequence TTGCGTGCTCATGAAATCGAAGAGTTAAAGAAGCTACCGCTGTTCTCCGACATGAATCCGGAGAATATGGAGTGCCTGCTCGATGCAGCATTGCTGCAGAAATTTCCGGCCGGTGTCGTTCTGATCCACGAAGGCACCGAGGCTGATTTCCTTCATGTGCTGATCGACGGACTCGCCGAGAATTACACCGAGCAGGACGGCGGCGAGTGCGGCATCTCGCTGATCAATCCGATCTCCACGTTTATTCCCGCCGCCATTGTCAGCAATCAGCCCTATCTGAGTTCGGCAAGAACGCTCACCGAATCGCGCGTCCTGCTTATTCCGGCCGCACGCGTGCGTGAGTTGTCCGACCGGGATGTCGGCTTCGCGCGAGCGATCGTCAGCGAACTCGCGCTCGCCTATCGCGGGTCCGTCAAGAAGCTCAAGGGCTACATGGCAAGGTCCAGCATCGAGCGGCTCGCCAACTGGATATTGGCCGAGGCCCAGAAAAACAGCCCGCAAACGAATATCGTCATTCCATTCGACCGCAGCACGTTGGCATCGCATATCGGAACCACGCGGGAGAATCTGTCCCGCAACCTCGCCTATCTGACGGAGCATGGCGTGCGCATTCGCGGCCGAGAAATCGTTATCGACGACAAAGAGCAACTCACCCTCTTCGCCCGGCCCCAGCGACTGATCGACGACCCGACGTCATGA
- the hemN gene encoding oxygen-independent coproporphyrinogen III oxidase yields MRSDLNSRYGEERLPRYTSYPTAPYFSSAITQRTYREWLAAIPQGKPVSLYLHIPFCQSMCWYCGCNTTIVRRNEPVADYLTSLRREIDMVTSHIKQKTTVGGVHFGGGTPTIMTPAQFAELMIFLRQKFSFLPDAEIAIEIDPRRLTREMLNELGASGVTRASLGVQSFDPVVQQAVNRIQSFEDTAAVTEGLRSAGIRSINFDLIYGLPHQTVASCFDTVQKCLQLHPDRFSVFGYAHIPTFKKHQRKIDETALPDGAGRHLQANMIASRLINAGYQQIGLDHFALPDDSLATAQAAGILHRNFQGYTTDTSDILIGFGASAIGRLEQGYVQNEVAPRAYCELVTNGDLPTRKGYALTADDRLRADIIERIMCDFRVDLEQVCAKHGTTPDAALGSADRLEMLITDGVVRLEGPVLSVTDDTRHLVRSVASAFDAYLGTSGPIYSRAV; encoded by the coding sequence TTGCGATCCGATCTCAACAGCCGCTATGGCGAAGAGCGTCTGCCTCGTTATACGAGCTATCCGACCGCGCCGTATTTCTCGAGCGCGATCACACAACGTACCTATCGCGAATGGCTCGCAGCAATCCCCCAAGGGAAACCCGTTTCGCTTTATCTGCACATCCCTTTCTGCCAATCGATGTGCTGGTATTGCGGGTGCAACACCACCATCGTTCGGCGGAACGAGCCGGTGGCCGATTATCTCACGTCGCTGCGGCGGGAAATCGATATGGTGACAAGCCATATCAAGCAGAAGACTACGGTCGGCGGGGTGCATTTCGGTGGCGGAACGCCGACGATCATGACACCGGCCCAGTTCGCGGAGTTGATGATTTTCCTCAGGCAGAAGTTCTCTTTTCTGCCCGATGCCGAAATCGCCATCGAGATCGATCCCCGCAGGCTCACCCGTGAGATGTTGAACGAACTCGGTGCGAGTGGCGTGACGCGGGCCAGTCTCGGCGTGCAGAGCTTCGATCCCGTGGTGCAGCAGGCCGTCAACCGCATTCAGAGTTTCGAGGATACGGCAGCCGTCACCGAAGGATTGCGCTCAGCCGGCATCCGCAGCATCAACTTCGATCTGATCTACGGGTTGCCGCATCAGACAGTCGCATCCTGCTTCGACACCGTTCAAAAATGCCTGCAGCTTCACCCCGATCGTTTCTCAGTGTTCGGCTACGCGCATATTCCGACGTTCAAGAAACACCAGCGCAAGATCGACGAAACTGCCCTCCCCGATGGCGCGGGCCGGCACCTGCAGGCGAACATGATCGCCTCCCGCTTGATCAACGCGGGCTACCAGCAGATCGGCCTCGATCATTTCGCGCTGCCCGACGACAGCCTCGCAACAGCACAAGCGGCGGGAATTCTCCATCGCAATTTTCAAGGCTACACCACCGACACCAGCGACATTCTGATCGGTTTCGGCGCAAGCGCGATCGGACGGCTGGAGCAAGGCTACGTCCAGAATGAAGTCGCGCCGCGCGCCTACTGTGAATTGGTCACCAACGGCGACCTTCCGACCCGGAAGGGCTATGCGCTGACGGCCGACGACCGCCTGCGCGCCGACATCATCGAGCGGATCATGTGCGATTTCCGTGTCGACCTGGAGCAGGTTTGCGCAAAGCACGGTACGACGCCGGACGCCGCTCTTGGATCGGCCGACCGGCTGGAGATGCTGATCACTGACGGCGTGGTTCGCCTCGAAGGGCCGGTGCTCTCCGTGACGGACGACACGCGGCATCTGGTGCGCAGCGTTGCCTCCGCCTTCGATGCCTATCTCGGGACGTCCGGCCCCATCTACAGCCGCGCGGTCTGA
- a CDS encoding U32 family peptidase codes for MQLTLGPVLYNWQPEQWRDFYFRIAEEAPVDVVVVGEVVCSKRSPFFEAHMPAVIERLAACGKQVVLGSLILVSLPRERRQTAELAANTDFMVEVNDLTCLGALMDRPHAIGPFVNIYNEATATYFASRGAQRICLPPELPMDSIQTIAAALPDVTMEVFAFGRVPLAISARCYHARLHKLSKDNCQFVCERDPDGLPVATLDGEPFLAMNGVQTLSHACVNLLGDAVDLAIAGVGALRLSPQQCDMVAVAKVFRDLLDGRRTQENGMQELTRIYPDVPFVNGFIHGQPGAVLTTKGTEENLRQRKAQAGTMVHEAGQ; via the coding sequence ATGCAATTGACCCTTGGGCCTGTGCTCTACAACTGGCAACCCGAACAATGGCGGGATTTCTATTTCCGCATTGCCGAGGAAGCGCCGGTAGACGTGGTTGTCGTCGGTGAAGTTGTCTGTTCGAAGCGCTCGCCGTTTTTCGAGGCCCATATGCCTGCCGTGATCGAACGGCTTGCGGCGTGTGGAAAGCAGGTCGTTCTCGGCTCTCTCATTCTGGTGTCGCTGCCGCGGGAGCGCCGGCAGACGGCGGAGCTTGCCGCCAATACGGACTTCATGGTCGAGGTCAACGATCTCACCTGCCTTGGGGCGCTGATGGACCGCCCGCATGCGATCGGGCCATTCGTGAATATCTACAACGAGGCGACGGCAACCTATTTCGCAAGCCGCGGAGCACAGCGGATTTGCCTGCCGCCGGAATTACCGATGGACTCGATCCAGACCATCGCCGCCGCGTTGCCTGACGTGACGATGGAAGTTTTTGCCTTCGGCCGCGTGCCGCTCGCGATCTCCGCACGCTGCTATCATGCCCGCCTGCACAAGCTCTCGAAGGACAACTGCCAGTTCGTCTGCGAGCGGGATCCGGATGGGTTGCCGGTGGCAACACTCGATGGCGAGCCGTTTCTCGCCATGAACGGTGTGCAGACGCTGTCTCACGCCTGCGTGAACCTGTTGGGCGATGCGGTCGACCTTGCGATCGCCGGCGTCGGCGCGCTCCGTCTCTCGCCGCAGCAATGCGACATGGTCGCGGTCGCCAAAGTCTTCCGCGATCTACTCGACGGCCGCCGGACCCAGGAAAACGGCATGCAGGAGTTGACGCGAATCTATCCCGACGTGCCGTTCGTTAATGGCTTTATCCATGGGCAGCCGGGGGCGGTGCTCACAACGAAAGGCACAGAGGAAAATCTGCGCCAGCGCAAAGCGCAGGCGGGAACCATGGTGCATGAGGCTGGACAGTAG
- the ubiU gene encoding ubiquinone anaerobic biosynthesis protein UbiU, with protein MELICPAGTPAGLKAAVEAGADAVYCGFRDETNARNFPGLNFSPEELQTGIAYAHGHGVKVLVAINTFARAGTLDLWKRAVDTAVEAGADALIIADVGVLDYAARRHPDQRLHVSVQAAAANPDAIEFYVKAFGARRVVLPRVLSVAEIAAIAREVRCETEVFVFGGLCVMEEGRCSLSSYATGQSPNMNGVCSPASHVHYREQDGQLVSRLGAFTINKFAAEEPAGYPTLCKGRFQTEHGAGYLFEDPVSLDATTMLPELQKAGVTALKIEGRQRGRAYIERVVRNFRQTLAGLEDGHSAPAGDLVALTEGQSTTAGAYRKTWR; from the coding sequence ATGGAATTGATCTGCCCTGCGGGAACGCCCGCCGGTCTCAAGGCTGCTGTCGAGGCGGGTGCGGACGCGGTGTATTGCGGTTTTCGCGATGAGACCAACGCCCGCAATTTTCCGGGGCTGAATTTCAGTCCCGAGGAGTTGCAGACCGGAATTGCTTATGCCCACGGGCACGGCGTCAAGGTTCTCGTCGCCATCAATACATTTGCGCGGGCGGGAACGCTCGATCTGTGGAAGCGCGCGGTAGACACCGCCGTCGAGGCCGGCGCCGATGCGCTGATCATTGCCGATGTTGGTGTTCTCGATTATGCGGCCCGGCGTCATCCGGATCAGCGCCTTCATGTCTCGGTTCAGGCGGCTGCCGCCAATCCGGACGCGATCGAGTTTTATGTGAAGGCGTTCGGTGCACGCCGGGTTGTTCTGCCTCGCGTGCTGAGCGTGGCCGAAATCGCGGCGATTGCGCGCGAGGTGCGTTGCGAGACGGAAGTGTTCGTCTTTGGTGGCCTGTGTGTGATGGAGGAGGGGCGCTGCTCGCTCTCGTCTTATGCCACCGGACAATCACCAAACATGAACGGCGTCTGCTCGCCTGCGAGCCATGTTCATTATCGCGAGCAGGATGGGCAGCTTGTTTCGCGGCTCGGTGCGTTCACCATCAACAAGTTCGCCGCGGAAGAACCTGCGGGATATCCGACGCTCTGCAAGGGCCGTTTCCAGACCGAGCATGGCGCCGGCTACCTGTTCGAGGACCCGGTCAGCCTCGATGCAACCACCATGCTGCCGGAGTTGCAGAAGGCCGGCGTGACGGCGCTGAAAATCGAGGGGCGGCAACGCGGCCGTGCCTATATCGAGCGCGTGGTGCGCAACTTCCGTCAAACTCTCGCAGGGTTGGAAGATGGCCACTCCGCGCCGGCCGGGGATCTCGTCGCTCTCACCGAAGGCCAGTCGACGACGGCGGGAGCCTATCGAAAGACATGGCGATGA
- the ubiT gene encoding ubiquinone anaerobic biosynthesis accessory factor UbiT, whose protein sequence is MPGSGPFVSRVPQVLALAGQFLPLLPLQPVLGACLHGIKSRHPQIFDRLGIHAAKRFGLDPTDLPFSFLLEPARTRPTIIVVRSMPRVDVRISGTLAALISLANGTCDGDALFFSRDIQIEGDMEAALALRNAVDEAGIDIVAESVAFLGPLSPVAARLVRGAIGDPPGQRQDDLAPEGGSWN, encoded by the coding sequence ATGCCGGGGTCCGGCCCGTTCGTTTCAAGAGTGCCGCAGGTGCTCGCTTTGGCAGGGCAGTTCCTGCCACTTCTGCCATTGCAGCCGGTGCTTGGCGCGTGCCTTCATGGAATAAAAAGCCGGCACCCGCAGATTTTTGATCGCCTTGGCATCCACGCTGCAAAGCGGTTCGGTCTCGATCCGACCGACCTGCCATTTTCTTTTTTGCTCGAACCTGCACGCACGCGACCAACCATCATCGTAGTGCGATCTATGCCGCGGGTCGATGTTAGGATCTCTGGAACGCTTGCTGCGTTGATCAGTCTTGCGAACGGCACTTGCGATGGAGACGCACTGTTTTTCTCGCGAGATATCCAGATCGAAGGCGACATGGAAGCGGCGCTCGCATTGCGTAACGCTGTCGATGAAGCCGGGATCGATATTGTTGCGGAATCCGTTGCGTTTCTAGGACCGCTGTCGCCTGTTGCGGCGCGACTCGTGCGAGGAGCAATCGGTGATCCTCCCGGACAGCGGCAGGATGATCTGGCCCCGGAGGGTGGATCATGGAATTGA
- a CDS encoding UbiD family decarboxylase, with product MLRRDQPLFANLRNFLSRLEKEGQLVRIREPVPVVHEMTEIHRRVLHASGPALLFEQPIKADGAIAEMPILLNLFGSRERVAWGLGVSPEHLPNLGQALAELSEPQPPHSFSDAMAKLPLARAVMAMRPKTVETPPVHDIVWRGDSIDLTRLPIQICWPHEPAPLITWPMVITKAPDDEADSNVNVGVYRMQVIGRDRAILRWLAHRGGARHHHLWKERGLDMPVAIAIGADPATILTAALPLPETLSEFRFAGLLRGARLPLAHCVSVPLMVPAEAEIVIEGTVSPHETAPEGPYGDHTGYYNAVENFPVMRVSAITMRRQPIYLSTFTGRPPDEPSRIGEVFNELLVPLVRKRIPEVVDLWLPPEACSYRIAVASIAKRYPGQARRVMLALWSLLPQLTYTKFLILVDPDINVRDWSDVMWAVATRTDPSRDFLTLTDTPIDYLDFASPKPGLGGKVGIDATTKIPPETDREWGRLLTMDEAVIARVNEIWERLGLPSNPGAAGKQ from the coding sequence CTGCTACGCCGCGACCAGCCTCTCTTCGCCAATCTGCGCAACTTTCTCTCCCGCCTTGAGAAGGAAGGCCAGCTTGTCCGCATCCGCGAACCGGTCCCGGTCGTTCACGAAATGACGGAGATTCACCGGCGCGTGCTTCATGCGAGCGGCCCGGCACTGCTGTTCGAACAACCGATCAAGGCGGACGGCGCGATCGCGGAGATGCCCATCCTCCTTAATCTGTTCGGCTCGCGCGAGCGCGTGGCTTGGGGGCTCGGCGTCAGCCCGGAGCATTTGCCAAACCTGGGCCAAGCACTCGCAGAACTGAGCGAGCCGCAGCCGCCACACAGTTTCTCCGATGCAATGGCAAAGCTACCGCTGGCGCGTGCCGTCATGGCCATGCGCCCGAAGACTGTCGAGACGCCGCCCGTGCATGACATCGTCTGGCGAGGAGACTCCATCGACCTCACCCGGCTGCCAATCCAGATCTGTTGGCCGCACGAACCTGCGCCGCTCATCACCTGGCCGATGGTGATCACCAAAGCGCCCGACGACGAAGCCGACAGCAACGTCAATGTCGGCGTCTACCGGATGCAGGTGATCGGCCGCGACCGCGCGATCCTGCGCTGGCTCGCGCATCGCGGCGGTGCTCGCCATCATCATTTATGGAAAGAGCGCGGCCTCGATATGCCGGTCGCAATCGCCATCGGCGCCGATCCGGCAACGATCCTTACGGCAGCGCTACCATTGCCGGAAACTCTTTCCGAATTTCGCTTCGCGGGCCTTCTTCGCGGCGCGCGTTTGCCGCTCGCACACTGCGTCAGCGTTCCATTGATGGTGCCTGCCGAAGCGGAGATCGTTATCGAAGGCACTGTGTCTCCACACGAGACGGCACCCGAAGGGCCGTATGGCGATCACACCGGCTATTACAACGCCGTCGAGAATTTCCCCGTGATGCGCGTGTCCGCAATCACCATGCGGCGGCAGCCGATCTATCTCTCCACATTCACCGGACGGCCGCCGGATGAGCCTTCCCGCATCGGTGAAGTTTTCAACGAACTCCTCGTCCCCTTGGTTCGGAAGCGAATTCCGGAAGTCGTGGACCTGTGGCTTCCTCCCGAAGCCTGTTCATACCGGATCGCGGTTGCCTCCATCGCAAAGCGCTATCCGGGGCAGGCGCGGCGGGTGATGCTCGCGCTATGGTCGCTGCTGCCGCAACTCACCTATACGAAGTTTCTCATTCTCGTCGATCCGGACATCAACGTCCGCGACTGGTCCGATGTGATGTGGGCGGTTGCTACGCGCACCGACCCCTCCCGCGATTTTCTTACGCTGACGGATACGCCGATCGACTATCTCGATTTCGCATCACCAAAGCCGGGCCTCGGCGGCAAGGTCGGTATCGACGCCACCACCAAAATTCCTCCCGAAACCGACCGCGAATGGGGACGCCTCCTCACGATGGATGAGGCTGTGATCGCGCGCGTGAACGAGATCTGGGAACGACTCGGTCTTCCTTCGAATCCCGGTGCAGCGGGAAAACAATAA
- a CDS encoding FAD-dependent oxidoreductase, translated as MFREPPAPDGPSSVTVIGAGIVGSWQALLFACAGYDVMLFERDDVAMTYATSHWAGGMLAPWCEAEASEPLITDLGTRSLELWRKHLPDTPFNGSLVVAHARDRADFDRFAKLTTGHERLDARGVAELEPDLGNRFREGLFFAGEGHVEPRAVLPKLHARFVAAGGIIRFQADCDLDVLAGQAGHVVIDCRGLAARDKFSDLRGVKGEMVVVEAQGIELMRPVRLLHPRWPIYVIPRENNCFMIGATSIESEDTAVSLRSTVELLTAACAVHPAFADAHILEVGAGLRPAFPDHLPRVVVSKQKISINGLYRHGFLMAPALAEMTLAYMQRGFIHNEVMRSSFEMAP; from the coding sequence ATGTTTCGAGAGCCGCCGGCACCGGACGGACCGTCTTCCGTCACCGTTATTGGCGCTGGCATTGTGGGAAGCTGGCAGGCGCTTCTGTTTGCCTGTGCAGGCTATGACGTCATGCTGTTCGAGCGTGACGATGTCGCCATGACTTATGCCACCAGCCATTGGGCTGGTGGCATGCTGGCGCCATGGTGTGAAGCCGAGGCGTCTGAACCGCTCATCACCGATCTCGGCACGCGCTCGCTGGAACTTTGGCGCAAGCATCTGCCTGACACGCCGTTCAACGGCTCGCTTGTTGTCGCTCATGCGCGTGATCGTGCGGATTTCGACCGGTTCGCGAAATTGACGACGGGACATGAGCGCCTCGATGCGCGAGGCGTCGCGGAGCTTGAGCCGGATCTCGGCAATCGATTTCGCGAAGGCCTGTTCTTTGCCGGCGAAGGGCATGTCGAGCCACGTGCCGTGTTGCCGAAGTTGCATGCGCGTTTCGTTGCCGCTGGCGGCATCATCCGGTTTCAGGCAGATTGCGATCTGGATGTGCTTGCCGGACAAGCCGGTCACGTCGTGATCGATTGCCGTGGCCTTGCCGCCCGCGATAAATTCTCAGATTTGCGCGGCGTCAAAGGTGAAATGGTTGTCGTCGAAGCGCAGGGCATCGAGCTGATGCGCCCGGTGCGCCTTCTTCATCCGCGCTGGCCGATCTATGTGATCCCGCGCGAGAACAATTGCTTCATGATCGGTGCGACCAGTATCGAGAGTGAGGACACGGCGGTCAGTTTGCGCTCGACGGTGGAATTGCTGACGGCGGCTTGTGCCGTTCACCCCGCGTTCGCAGATGCTCATATTCTCGAAGTCGGTGCGGGACTTCGCCCGGCGTTTCCGGATCATTTGCCGCGGGTCGTCGTCAGCAAACAAAAAATATCGATTAATGGGCTTTATCGCCACGGCTTCCTGATGGCGCCAGCGCTGGCCGAAATGACGCTTGCTTACATGCAGCGTGGCTTCATCCATAACGAAGTGATGCGGTCCTCTTTCGAAATGGCGCCCTGA